In one Deinococcus fonticola genomic region, the following are encoded:
- a CDS encoding NAD(P)/FAD-dependent oxidoreductase: MTRTDALVIGAGILGAACAYRLAQRGLRVQVLEAQDSPALGSSGRSAAGVRTQFNTPTNILLSLHSIQEYRQMPEAEFRAIGYLLLVPPERWPAHRAGVARQRELGAPTAILSPTEAQQVLEFDPAGIEACTFGAQDGVVDPHGVTFGFLRRAREEGAALHTGTPVTALKRINGLWQVQTPAGVFEAPLLINTCGAWAGELARLAGFELPVWPGRRMVYTTGPLKTPRRVPMTFDLSSGVWLRSEGERLLIGRANEADTGWREGLDWDWLEHTLLPALERFPWLQEAGLDRGASWWGYYELTPDEMPILGRMPHLDGWLNACGFSGHGVMQAAAVGRVIAQEALGETPFIDIDPLRFERFTRPELAQKDIQV; encoded by the coding sequence ATGACACGAACGGACGCGCTGGTGATCGGGGCAGGCATCCTGGGGGCAGCGTGCGCTTACCGCCTGGCGCAGCGCGGCCTGCGCGTGCAGGTGCTGGAGGCGCAGGACAGTCCCGCGCTGGGGTCTTCGGGGCGCAGCGCGGCGGGGGTGCGCACGCAGTTCAACACGCCCACCAACATCTTGCTGTCGCTGCATAGCATCCAGGAGTACCGTCAGATGCCGGAAGCCGAGTTCAGGGCCATCGGCTACCTGCTGCTGGTGCCGCCGGAGCGGTGGCCCGCGCACCGGGCCGGCGTGGCGCGGCAACGCGAACTGGGCGCCCCCACGGCCATCCTGAGCCCCACGGAAGCGCAGCAGGTGCTGGAGTTCGATCCGGCGGGCATCGAGGCCTGCACCTTCGGGGCGCAGGACGGGGTGGTCGACCCGCACGGAGTGACCTTCGGGTTTCTGCGGCGGGCGCGCGAAGAGGGCGCAGCGCTGCACACCGGCACGCCCGTCACCGCCCTGAAGCGCATAAATGGCCTGTGGCAGGTGCAGACCCCCGCCGGGGTGTTCGAGGCCCCGCTGCTGATCAACACCTGCGGCGCCTGGGCGGGCGAACTGGCGCGGCTGGCCGGGTTCGAGCTGCCGGTGTGGCCGGGCAGGCGCATGGTGTACACGACGGGGCCGCTGAAGACCCCGCGCCGGGTGCCCATGACCTTCGACCTGAGCAGCGGCGTGTGGCTGCGCTCGGAGGGCGAGCGCCTGCTGATCGGCCGCGCCAACGAGGCCGACACCGGCTGGCGCGAGGGCCTGGACTGGGACTGGCTGGAACACACCCTGCTGCCCGCCCTGGAGCGTTTTCCCTGGTTGCAGGAAGCGGGCCTGGACCGGGGCGCAAGCTGGTGGGGCTACTACGAACTCACACCCGACGAGATGCCCATTCTGGGCCGCATGCCGCACCTCGACGGCTGGCTGAACGCCTGCGGATTCAGCGGCCACGGCGTCATGCAGGCCGCCGCTGTGGGGCGCGTCATCGCGCAGGAGGCGCTGGGAGAAACGCCTTTTATCGACATCGACCCACTGCGTTTCGAGCGCTTCACCCGCCCCGAACTGGCGCAGAAAGATATTCAGGTGTAG
- the argB gene encoding acetylglutamate kinase: protein MIVKYGGNAMKNLELRRAVAADIAALRASMPVVVVHGGGPVIERELAARHIPSEFRTGLRVTSPEAMDVVEMALGQLNKQLSQDIGQALGLMGRDAQLLQAEVLDPELGRVGRVTQVNAELIRTLLGAGLTPVIGSVAVGPDGAALNVNADTAAGAVAGALGQGIVFLTDVDGVYRHYPDPESRAATLSRAEVQGGLAEGWIAGGMIPKVQAALDALERGAPHATIASGMHAGVLAQAARGQAGTRITP from the coding sequence ATGATCGTGAAGTACGGCGGGAATGCCATGAAGAACCTGGAGTTGCGGCGCGCGGTGGCCGCGGACATCGCGGCGCTGCGGGCGTCCATGCCCGTGGTGGTGGTGCATGGGGGCGGCCCGGTCATAGAGCGCGAGCTGGCGGCCCGCCACATCCCCAGCGAATTCAGAACCGGCCTGCGCGTTACCTCCCCGGAGGCCATGGACGTGGTGGAGATGGCGCTGGGTCAACTGAACAAGCAGCTCTCGCAGGACATCGGGCAGGCGCTAGGCCTGATGGGCCGCGACGCCCAGCTCCTGCAGGCGGAGGTGCTCGACCCGGAGCTGGGCCGGGTGGGCCGTGTGACCCAGGTGAACGCCGAATTGATTCGCACGCTGCTGGGCGCGGGGCTGACCCCGGTGATCGGCAGTGTGGCGGTCGGCCCGGACGGCGCGGCCCTGAACGTGAACGCCGATACCGCGGCCGGCGCGGTGGCGGGCGCGCTGGGGCAAGGCATCGTTTTCCTCACGGATGTGGACGGCGTGTACCGCCACTACCCGGATCCCGAGAGCCGCGCCGCCACGCTGTCCCGCGCCGAGGTGCAGGGCGGACTGGCGGAAGGCTGGATTGCGGGGGGCATGATTCCCAAGGTGCAGGCGGCGCTGGACGCCCTGGAGCGCGGCGCTCCGCACGCCACCATCGCCAGCGGGATGCACGCGGGGGTGCTGGCGCAGGCCGCGCGGGGCCAGGCCGGCACGCGAATCACGCCGTAA
- a CDS encoding GNAT family N-acetyltransferase, with protein MTNTITFNVRHTHQLTQPQIGALRTLLDVVYEGEFSPEDWDHALGGLHTLAWQGAQVIGHAAVVQRAVLVGNQPYRAGYLEAMGVHPDWQRRGVGRQLMRRVNTQVEHGYDLGLLSPSDEGRPLYAGTGWLDWLGERRSFTPGGVTPTPDEEVMVYGRADLGLDLTQPLTCDYRSGDVW; from the coding sequence ATGACGAACACCATAACTTTTAACGTACGGCACACGCACCAGTTGACGCAGCCGCAGATCGGGGCGCTGCGAACCCTGCTGGATGTGGTCTACGAGGGCGAATTCAGCCCCGAAGACTGGGATCATGCGCTGGGCGGCTTACACACGCTGGCCTGGCAGGGCGCTCAGGTCATCGGCCACGCGGCGGTGGTGCAGCGGGCCGTTCTGGTCGGCAACCAGCCTTACCGCGCAGGCTATCTGGAGGCCATGGGCGTGCACCCCGACTGGCAACGGCGCGGCGTGGGCCGGCAACTCATGCGCCGCGTGAACACGCAGGTAGAGCACGGGTACGATCTGGGGCTGCTGTCCCCCAGCGACGAGGGCCGCCCCCTGTATGCCGGGACGGGCTGGCTGGACTGGCTCGGGGAACGGCGGAGTTTCACACCCGGGGGCGTTACGCCCACGCCGGACGAGGAGGTCATGGTGTATGGCCGCGCTGACCTCGGCCTTGACCTGACCCAGCCGCTGACGTGCGACTACCGCTCGGGAGACGTGTGGTGA
- a CDS encoding SRPBCC family protein, producing MTNNNMTGNMDQTRLMNGAAGGALILMGLKKRGFLGLLMTGAGGYLAYKAATGNDPVMAAAGLSGNASAAKPIFVEHSVVIDRPAQQVYDYWRKLENLPQIMSHLESVTALDDKRSRWVAKAPLGTHVEWEAEIVNDKPGERIGWHSLPGATVDNAGSVQFESLEGGKTRIHVALSYRPPAGPLGAAVAKLFGEEPSQQIAEDLQKFKTAFEGANPR from the coding sequence ATGACGAACAACAACATGACCGGCAACATGGATCAAACCCGCCTGATGAACGGCGCGGCGGGCGGCGCACTGATCCTGATGGGCCTGAAGAAACGCGGCTTTCTGGGCCTGCTGATGACTGGCGCGGGCGGCTACCTGGCCTACAAGGCCGCCACCGGCAATGACCCCGTGATGGCCGCCGCCGGCCTGAGCGGCAATGCCAGCGCGGCCAAACCCATTTTCGTGGAGCACAGCGTCGTGATCGACCGGCCCGCGCAGCAGGTGTACGACTACTGGCGCAAACTGGAAAACCTGCCGCAGATCATGAGCCACCTGGAAAGCGTCACCGCGCTGGACGACAAGCGCAGCCGCTGGGTGGCCAAGGCCCCGCTGGGCACGCACGTCGAGTGGGAAGCCGAGATCGTGAACGACAAGCCCGGCGAGCGCATCGGCTGGCACAGCCTGCCCGGCGCGACCGTGGACAACGCTGGCAGCGTGCAGTTCGAAAGCCTTGAGGGCGGCAAGACCCGCATTCATGTGGCCCTGAGTTACCGTCCGCCGGCTGGCCCGCTGGGCGCGGCCGTGGCCAAACTGTTCGGCGAGGAACCCAGCCAGCAGATCGCCGAGGATCTCCAGAAATTCAAGACGGCCTTTGAAGGCGCCAACCCGCGCTGA
- a CDS encoding GNAT family N-acetyltransferase, translated as MEVTRLVPHLAPLLHSLYQATPGYFELLGSRLPNLSEVQADVNTAFADPRRHLELLHDEHGELVGSLDYKVGYPQEGDVTINLLLIREDRQNQRLGEQAVRQLEARLPSGTQRVLASVLGENPRGSRFWERQGYTFELDARPSMMWYAKRLNLPLARPTQLGNIATD; from the coding sequence TTGGAAGTCACTCGCCTGGTGCCTCACCTGGCACCTTTGCTGCACAGTCTCTACCAGGCCACCCCCGGTTACTTTGAACTGCTGGGCAGTCGCCTTCCCAACCTGTCCGAAGTGCAGGCCGACGTGAACACCGCCTTTGCCGACCCGCGCCGTCATCTGGAATTGCTGCACGACGAGCACGGCGAACTGGTGGGCAGCCTGGATTACAAGGTGGGCTACCCGCAGGAAGGCGACGTGACCATCAACCTGCTGCTGATCCGCGAGGACAGGCAGAACCAGCGCCTGGGCGAGCAGGCGGTGCGCCAACTGGAGGCCCGGCTGCCCAGCGGCACGCAACGTGTCCTGGCCAGCGTCCTGGGCGAGAACCCGCGTGGCTCACGCTTCTGGGAGCGCCAGGGGTACACCTTCGAGCTCGACGCCCGCCCGTCCATGATGTGGTACGCCAAACGCCTCAACCTGCCGCTGGCCCGGCCCACCCAGCTGGGCAACATAGCGACTGACTAG
- a CDS encoding YdgA family protein, producing MSRPNTVRPAQKRRSPLPAVLLSAVVTAGAVAGATAVFSGRTQQTTEEFAQKLTSSLNASGVVTAQQTGYQKGFASSTQTMTVNIAPEDAGKPVQLLVTNHIKHGPFPGMRGVGQAIVDTDIRFADAQTQAQFERAFAGKKPTIRTLIGLGGDTSTRIEVPGGRVTEDGSTMTWQALQGDVAVSGQTTTTNLTWPGLKITGADGQGELGAVTLRGSTHRQNEQDQLGTGTSTFKIASMKFTSAGQTVRLNNMEVSGDSRLSDPEHYDGVVKYTIGELAFADKNLKNVQLHLGVRHLAREPLNRLLGLVNEMQRASTQGNSTQAARTPDLTPAQEKQLGQDMLALLKDSPRLTLDRLSLTQPGGEILLTGQASAPRMATMTAQQLELLTDQPAVLATMADIHLEAGASEQALTELLGLFGGRLANLGGTLQPMIEQGYVVKQGDQLRTVLDFKDGTPTLNGKALGD from the coding sequence ATGAGCCGACCAAACACCGTCCGCCCCGCCCAGAAACGCCGCTCCCCACTGCCCGCCGTGCTGCTGAGCGCCGTGGTCACTGCCGGAGCCGTGGCGGGCGCCACCGCCGTGTTTTCCGGCCGCACGCAGCAGACCACCGAAGAATTCGCGCAGAAACTGACGTCCTCGCTGAACGCTTCCGGCGTGGTCACCGCGCAGCAGACGGGGTACCAGAAGGGGTTTGCCAGCAGCACCCAGACCATGACCGTGAACATCGCCCCGGAGGACGCCGGGAAACCCGTGCAACTGCTGGTCACGAACCACATCAAGCACGGGCCGTTTCCGGGGATGCGGGGCGTCGGGCAGGCCATCGTGGACACGGACATTCGCTTCGCGGACGCGCAGACTCAGGCGCAGTTCGAGCGGGCCTTTGCCGGCAAAAAACCCACCATTCGTACCCTGATCGGGCTGGGCGGCGACACCAGCACCCGGATTGAAGTGCCGGGCGGCCGCGTCACCGAGGACGGCTCGACCATGACCTGGCAGGCCCTGCAAGGCGACGTGGCGGTCAGCGGCCAGACCACCACCACGAACCTGACCTGGCCCGGCCTGAAGATCACCGGCGCCGACGGTCAAGGCGAACTGGGGGCCGTTACCCTGAGGGGCAGCACCCACAGGCAAAACGAGCAGGATCAACTGGGCACCGGCACGTCCACTTTTAAGATCGCCAGCATGAAGTTCACTTCGGCGGGGCAAACCGTGCGCCTGAATAATATGGAGGTCAGCGGGGACTCGCGCCTCAGCGATCCTGAGCACTATGACGGCGTGGTGAAATACACCATCGGTGAACTGGCCTTTGCGGACAAGAACCTGAAGAACGTGCAGCTGCACCTGGGCGTGCGCCACCTGGCCCGCGAACCCCTGAACCGCCTGCTGGGGCTGGTCAATGAAATGCAGCGGGCCAGCACTCAGGGAAATAGCACCCAGGCGGCCCGCACCCCTGACCTGACGCCCGCGCAGGAGAAGCAACTCGGCCAGGACATGCTGGCCCTGCTGAAGGACAGCCCACGCTTGACCCTGGATCGCCTGAGCCTCACGCAGCCGGGCGGTGAAATCCTGCTGACCGGGCAGGCCAGCGCCCCCAGAATGGCGACCATGACCGCCCAGCAGCTTGAGTTGCTGACCGACCAGCCCGCCGTTCTGGCGACCATGGCCGACATTCACCTGGAAGCCGGCGCCAGCGAGCAGGCCCTCACTGAACTGCTGGGGCTGTTCGGCGGCCGCCTGGCGAACCTGGGCGGCACCCTGCAACCCATGATCGAGCAGGGATACGTCGTGAAGCAGGGCGACCAGCTCCGTACCGTGCTGGATTTCAAGGACGGCACCCCCACCCTGAACGGCAAGGCCCTGGGAGATTGA
- a CDS encoding TetR/AcrR family transcriptional regulator, translating to MPDTTPKPKRELPRREQPRREQIHEVASRLFSERGYHATSMRELAGELGMQGGSLYAHISGKEDLLVQIVNRASQQFDEALLSLRDVNLPADEKLREAMHRHILVVADNMDSATVFFHEWKHLSPEAYTRVTGWRDSIDHFYRDLVTEGMRTGLFRPDLDVKMAALLILSTVNWTYTWFHPQGTLTPRDVADGFADMLLSGLRAR from the coding sequence ATGCCTGACACCACGCCCAAACCCAAGCGCGAGCTGCCCAGACGGGAACAGCCCCGCCGCGAGCAGATTCATGAGGTCGCCAGCCGCCTGTTCTCCGAGCGCGGGTATCACGCCACCAGCATGCGTGAACTGGCCGGCGAACTGGGCATGCAGGGCGGCAGCCTGTACGCGCACATCAGCGGCAAGGAAGACCTGCTGGTGCAGATCGTCAACCGCGCCAGCCAGCAGTTCGACGAGGCGCTGCTGAGCCTGCGGGACGTGAACCTGCCCGCCGACGAGAAGCTGCGCGAGGCCATGCACCGCCACATTCTGGTGGTGGCCGACAACATGGACAGCGCCACCGTCTTTTTTCACGAGTGGAAGCACCTTTCGCCCGAAGCGTACACCCGCGTGACCGGCTGGCGCGACAGCATCGACCACTTCTACCGCGACCTGGTGACCGAAGGCATGCGCACGGGCCTGTTCCGCCCCGATCTGGACGTGAAGATGGCTGCCCTGCTCATCCTTTCCACCGTCAACTGGACCTACACCTGGTTTCACCCGCAGGGCACCCTGACGCCGCGCGATGTGGCCGACGGCTTCGCGGACATGCTGCTCAGCGGCCTGAGGGCCAGATGA